Genomic segment of Bartonella bacilliformis KC583:
ATTATAGTCAAAATTTTTGATCTGCGGCGTTAATTAAATGTTTACAAGCCAGACAATCTTCTGTTGGCAAATTCCGTGCCCGTATTCAATCATCTCCGATGAAAAATTTTTCATCTTGAGATAAACAATAAATCTACTCTTAAGCGATATTCCTTTTTAAAACACTCTCGCATCTAACAACTTTCCACATATCCATTTCTGCATTACAAAGAAATCTTTGGATGATTTTTTCATCTGAAAAGCAGCGTGCTAATATAATTTAGGTAAGTAAGATGATGTTTAGGACTGAAGACTCTATTTTGCCACCATTAGAGTGGTTATCCGACAATAATAGCTCTGTCCCCCCTGCTATTTATGACTGGCTGATGGAATTAGGTTCCATGACTCTTCGTTTTGAACGTTATTGCACTCGTGTTCACGTTGAACCACGACATGAATACTTTATTGCTCGGAATGAATTAAAAGAAGAAGCTGAACACCTCCCTGAAAGCTCACTTTATTGGCTACGCGAAGTTGTTCTTATGGGGGACAATCAGCCTTGGCTTTTGGGACGTACAGTTATCCCGCAGGAAACTTTAGCCCATCACAGTAATGCATTGATGAATTTAGGAACTTTACCGCTAGGGCGCTATTTGTTTAGCAATGGTGAATTAACTCGCGATTATATTCACATTGGCCGGAAGGATTCATTGTGGGCACGTCGTTCTCGTCTGCGATTATCAGGAAAACCACTTCTACTGACTGAGCTATTTTTAGCAGATTCGCCACTATACACAGAAGATCCCTCTTAATTATATTGGTATTGCATTTAAACTGCCTAATAATTTAATAATCTGATCACAATAGAAGATGCTACAAGTTCCTTTTTCAAGTTTTGCAAAATTCATTTTGCCTTTTTCACATAGGCTATCAGCTAACTTTAAAAAATTGTTTCACATAATATTCTTTTAACGGCACGACTCCCCTCCCTATTCTTACCGTCGT
This window contains:
- the ubiC gene encoding chorismate lyase, whose protein sequence is MMFRTEDSILPPLEWLSDNNSSVPPAIYDWLMELGSMTLRFERYCTRVHVEPRHEYFIARNELKEEAEHLPESSLYWLREVVLMGDNQPWLLGRTVIPQETLAHHSNALMNLGTLPLGRYLFSNGELTRDYIHIGRKDSLWARRSRLRLSGKPLLLTELFLADSPLYTEDPS